A genomic segment from Neodiprion lecontei isolate iyNeoLeco1 chromosome 1, iyNeoLeco1.1, whole genome shotgun sequence encodes:
- the LOC107225722 gene encoding cleft lip and palate transmembrane protein 1-like protein — protein sequence MKSPSLSLLLSGVFLGYIAYSIYTLSLLFVPPPCVKGETCLTSLLHTKPKLGLHMYVSTMSRPLQKELIHVYSEGIFDYSYAHDMQVTLPIPRKTRENGTLFLHLLITPHTVKHGGTYNEVIKDPTTVYTRIKMTQYVVPEIAAFNLLGDEKSKKNTERLMKPVSHLKSQVTFTMITDNIKLPAHNLPLELARDISITRDGMYLPIVNYDFLQTRHRDLVKISPQNDTMNVTVFYTPISIGKLRLILHVEAAMQGLKGLGFSDKDVDEVKGIFADTNVYLLGGTIFIAAVHLLFDFLAFKNDVSFWRGKNNLAGLSVRTVVWRAFSQAVIFLYLLDEQSSMLVLIPAGIGTIIEFWKSKKILRAEFVTGQGWLPRIKFEKIESSSAEERTRKFDAESMKYLSYLLYPLVTGGAVYSLLYQPHKSWYSWSINSLVNGVYAFGFLFMLPQLFVNYKLKSVAHLPWRAFMYKAFNTFIDDIFAFIITMPTAHRVACFRDDAVFLVYLYQRWLYPVDKSRRDDAVSIDETPMEHAMYDKKKN from the exons atgaaatcaCCATCTTTAAGCTTACTGCTCTCTGGAGTCTTCTTAGGGTACATAGCTTACTCTATTTACACACTTTCGTTGTTATTTGTACCGCCTCCATGCGTCAAGGGTGAAACCTGTCTCACCTCACTTTTGCATACCAAGCCAAAGCTGGGGCTTCATATGTATGTCTCGACGATGAGCCGTCCTCTCCAAAAAGAACTTATTCATGTATATTCTGAAGGGATATTTGATTACTCGTATGCACATGATAT GCAAGTAACATTGCCAATACCCCGCAAAACTCGAGAAAATGGAACGCTATTTCTACATCTACTTATAACACCACATACTGTAAAACATGGTGGCACATACAACGAAGTTATCAAG GATCCAACAACAGTTTATACTAGGATAAAAATGACTCAGTATGTAGTACCTGAAATCGCAGCTTTCAATTTATTGGGCGAtgaaaaatctaagaaaaataCAGAGCGCTTAATGAAACCTGTTTCGCATTTAAAAAGCCAAGTTACTTTCACAATGATAACAGACAATATAAAATTGCCTGCACACAACTTACCATTAGAACTTGCAAGGGACATAAG CATAACACGAGATGGAATGTACTTGCCAATCGTGAACTACGATTTTCTCCAAACTCGGCATAGAGATTTGGTGAAAATATCACCACAAAATGATACCATGAATGTTACTGTATTTTACACACCTATTTCAATTGGGAAATTGAGATTAATATTGCATGTAGAGGCTGCTATGCAGGGACTGAAAGGTCTGGGTTTTTCGGACAAAGACGTTGACGAAGTTAAGGGCATTTTTGCTGATACTAATGTGTACCTTCTAGgtggaacaatttttattgctGCAGTACAC CTTTTATTCGACTTTCTTGCATTTAAAAATGACGTCAGTTTCTGGCGTGGCAAAAATAATTTAGCAGGGTTGAGTGTGCGAACTGTAGTTTGGCGAGCTTTTAGTCAAGCGGTCATATTCCTGTACCTTCTTGACGAACAATCGTCTATGCTTGTTCTTATTCCCGCTGGTATCGGTACAATCATTGAG TTCTGgaaatccaaaaaaatattgagggCCGAATTTGTTACTGGCCAAGGCTGGTTACCACGAATTAAATTCGAAAAGATTGAATCCAGCTCTGCTGAAGAAAGAACACGTAAATTTGATGCTGAAAGTATGAAGTATCTGTCCTATCTTTTATATCCTTTAGTAACTGGTGGAGCAGTGTATTCATTACTGTACCAACCGCACAAAAG CTGGTACTCATGGAGCATAAATTCCTTGGTGAACGGCGTGTATGCCTTTGGCTTCCTCTTTATGCTTCCACAATTGTTTGTGAATTACAAGCTCAAGTCAGTTGCTCATTTACCATGGAGGGCATTTATGTATAAAGCATTTAACACTTTTATTGACGATATTTTTGCATTTATCATAACAATGCCGACTGCGCACAGAGTCGCGTGTTTCCGTGACGATGCTGTATTCTTAGTCTACCTCTACCAGAGATG GCTTTATCCGGTTGACAAATCTCGTAGAGATGACGCAGTTTCAATTGATGAAACACCAATGGAGCATGCAATGTAtgacaagaagaaaaattag